Part of the Aquimarina sp. MAR_2010_214 genome is shown below.
CAATTCTGAGATATGGTAGAATTTTTGCTTCACTATTTCTAAATGCTATACCAAAGTTTTCACTAAGAACAGATACTGCTATATTAGCATCTATAAACTAGATGGATTATGAATTGCTCTTATGATTTTGTAATTTTGAGGCAATTAAAAGCGATGAAAGAAGAAGAAAAAGTTATCTTGGTTAACGAAAATGATGAGCAAATCGGGTTGATGCCTAAATTAGAAGCACATCAAAAAGCTGTATTGCATAGAGCCTTTTCGGTATTTATTATTAATAGTAAAAACGAATTAATGCTTCAGCAAAGAGCGCATCATAAATACCATTCACCTGGTTTATGGACAAATACATGTTGTAGCCATCAAAGAGAGGGAGAAACTAATGTAGAAGCAGGAATACGAAGATTACAAGAAGAGATGGGGTTTACCACCTCATTAAAAGATTCTGTTTCATTTATATATAAAGCTCCTTTTGATAATGGACTTACAGAACATGAATATGATCATGTGTTGTTAGGAGAATATGAAGAAGATCCTGTCATTAA
Proteins encoded:
- the idi gene encoding isopentenyl-diphosphate Delta-isomerase yields the protein MNCSYDFVILRQLKAMKEEEKVILVNENDEQIGLMPKLEAHQKAVLHRAFSVFIINSKNELMLQQRAHHKYHSPGLWTNTCCSHQREGETNVEAGIRRLQEEMGFTTSLKDSVSFIYKAPFDNGLTEHEYDHVLLGEYEEDPVINPEEVVDWKWMPIEAVKHDILAHPEQYTEWFKIIFEKFYSYITI